Proteins found in one Fulvitalea axinellae genomic segment:
- a CDS encoding inositol polyphosphate kinase family protein, translated as MFKNSRNTKSPPKRASTSSSGTSQHVDRRPEFALQAKWSGMMRDRTIQMAGHKADFLKLRKRIVKRVDPIEADQYRRFLEMGRQPSPIQPKIPAFAGPFGSIDELKQAIEPSKHEDIDKAWPKEKPGYHYVILDDVTGGHEGAKLHDLKIGTKTASYTEQRINQKRWVPTALAKAFMHQIIMDPWVSDQFGFRDEDSHKQKKWGKKGNLSQVKMTVSSMSVQSCSRVLDDVQDILEWARTSPTVYVGSSILIVANDIKPELSRAVLIDFAHPISEEMGFPKSKVDKYREAMLKGFETIRRELVNRVLGAYDESEDEDGFVHI; from the coding sequence ATGTTTAAAAACTCCCGAAATACAAAATCACCACCTAAAAGAGCAAGCACCTCTTCGTCAGGAACTTCACAACACGTTGACCGCAGGCCTGAATTTGCCTTACAAGCCAAGTGGTCAGGAATGATGCGGGACAGAACCATCCAAATGGCTGGGCATAAAGCCGACTTTTTGAAATTGAGGAAAAGAATTGTCAAAAGAGTGGATCCGATCGAAGCCGATCAATACAGGCGTTTTTTGGAAATGGGAAGGCAACCTTCCCCTATTCAGCCGAAGATTCCGGCATTTGCCGGCCCGTTCGGGAGTATTGACGAGTTAAAGCAAGCAATCGAACCTTCGAAACACGAAGATATTGACAAAGCTTGGCCAAAAGAAAAGCCCGGATATCACTACGTTATTTTAGACGATGTTACCGGAGGACACGAAGGGGCGAAATTGCACGACTTAAAGATAGGAACGAAAACCGCCAGTTATACAGAACAACGAATCAATCAAAAACGCTGGGTTCCCACCGCTTTGGCCAAAGCTTTTATGCACCAAATCATTATGGACCCTTGGGTAAGCGATCAGTTCGGTTTTCGGGACGAAGATTCTCACAAGCAAAAAAAATGGGGAAAGAAAGGCAATCTTTCTCAGGTGAAAATGACCGTTTCCAGCATGTCCGTCCAGAGTTGCAGCAGGGTATTGGATGATGTGCAAGACATTTTGGAATGGGCCAGAACCTCCCCAACAGTTTACGTTGGTTCCAGTATTCTTATTGTCGCCAACGACATCAAACCCGAACTGAGCAGGGCCGTCCTCATCGACTTCGCCCATCCGATAAGCGAAGAAATGGGCTTCCCGAAATCTAAAGTGGACAAATACCGGGAAGCTATGCTCAAAGGTTTCGAGACCATACGCAGGGAGCTGGTAAACCGTGTTCTAGGCGCCTATGACGAAAGCGAGGACGAAGACGGTTTCGTTCATATATAG
- a CDS encoding HesA/MoeB/ThiF family protein yields the protein MSRYSRHTMLPEIGPEGQNKLSEAKVLVIGAGGLGCPILQYLCAAGVGTVGIVDHDTVDESNLQRQVLYGSGSLGQNKAMAAKERLTDLNGTIRINAYPEKLTVDNATLFFSHYDIVIDGTDNFATRYLINDVSVLTGKPLVYGAIYKFEGQVAVFNHDGGPSYRCLFPEPPSRGAVPNCSDIGVLGVLPGIIGSMQANEVLKLILGIGSTLSGKLLCYNALTNQSVTMKVQRTDLAEKERVSLGDHSSETMESCSFDVPTVTLDQAIEMSDVLFVDVREPYELPAVSGLDHISIPLRELEMNSGEIETGKTIVFFCQSGARSQEAVTLSHKLGIGDCYSLKEGATELNEILAEEIN from the coding sequence ATGAGCAGATACAGCAGACATACGATGTTGCCGGAAATAGGCCCGGAAGGCCAAAACAAACTTTCCGAAGCAAAAGTGCTCGTTATCGGAGCTGGCGGGCTCGGGTGCCCGATTTTGCAATACCTCTGCGCCGCAGGCGTAGGGACAGTCGGTATAGTGGACCATGATACCGTGGACGAATCCAACCTGCAACGCCAGGTGTTGTACGGAAGCGGTTCGTTGGGACAAAACAAGGCAATGGCGGCCAAGGAACGCCTCACCGACTTGAACGGGACAATTAGGATCAACGCTTATCCCGAAAAGCTGACGGTTGACAACGCCACGTTGTTTTTCAGTCATTATGATATCGTCATCGACGGGACAGACAATTTCGCCACGCGTTACTTAATAAATGATGTTTCGGTGCTTACCGGAAAACCTTTGGTATACGGTGCCATTTATAAATTCGAAGGTCAAGTGGCTGTCTTTAACCATGATGGCGGACCTAGCTATCGTTGTCTGTTTCCCGAACCGCCAAGCCGAGGGGCGGTGCCGAACTGTTCCGATATTGGAGTTTTGGGTGTGCTTCCGGGTATTATCGGGAGCATGCAGGCCAACGAAGTGCTTAAGCTCATTTTGGGAATAGGGAGTACACTGTCAGGGAAATTACTTTGTTATAACGCATTGACAAACCAGTCCGTGACCATGAAAGTGCAACGAACCGATCTCGCCGAAAAAGAGAGAGTCTCGTTAGGTGACCATTCTTCGGAGACTATGGAGTCGTGTTCTTTTGATGTCCCAACCGTAACCCTAGACCAAGCGATAGAGATGTCGGATGTATTGTTTGTCGATGTTCGCGAACCGTATGAGTTGCCGGCGGTATCTGGGCTGGACCATATATCTATCCCTTTGAGGGAACTGGAAATGAATTCCGGAGAAATAGAAACGGGGAAGACCATCGTCTTTTTCTGTCAGTCTGGAGCAAGAAGCCAAGAGGCGGTGACACTTTCGCATAAACTGGGAATCGGTGATTGCTATAGTTTGAAAGAGGGCGCGACCGAGCTTAATGAAATTTTAGCCGAAGAAATTAACTGA
- a CDS encoding MoaD/ThiS family protein, with translation MKITIRYFGMLAEVTGCDEESVDVSVKTVRELLESLYGKYPALEGKDFQVAQNNEIVPMDSTLASGELALLPPFSGG, from the coding sequence ATGAAAATAACGATTAGATATTTCGGAATGCTGGCCGAAGTTACGGGTTGCGACGAGGAGTCGGTTGACGTTTCGGTAAAAACGGTTCGGGAACTTTTGGAATCGCTTTACGGAAAGTATCCGGCTTTGGAAGGGAAAGATTTCCAAGTGGCCCAAAACAATGAGATTGTGCCTATGGATTCGACTCTCGCCTCCGGTGAATTAGCCTTGTTGCCTCCATTTTCCGGAGGTTGA
- a CDS encoding molybdenum transporter produces the protein MKYRIKSRVWIEVDDNVLLGEGRVRLIKEIEKTGSLSKGAKAMGMSYKKAWTLIDAINKSAKMPVISMSIGGKGGGGATLTDYGRELVATFDKINKSCWRHLDRQVTKIESL, from the coding sequence ATGAAATACAGGATAAAAAGCCGTGTCTGGATCGAGGTTGACGACAACGTGCTGTTGGGAGAGGGACGGGTACGCCTAATCAAGGAAATAGAGAAGACCGGTTCTCTGTCGAAGGGGGCGAAGGCTATGGGGATGTCGTACAAAAAGGCCTGGACGCTGATTGACGCCATCAATAAATCGGCGAAAATGCCCGTGATCAGCATGAGTATCGGAGGAAAAGGCGGTGGCGGAGCGACTCTTACCGATTACGGAAGAGAGCTCGTGGCAACTTTTGATAAGATTAATAAAAGTTGTTGGCGCCACCTTGACAGGCAAGTGACCAAGATCGAGAGCCTATGA
- a CDS encoding chaperone NapD produces MPIKSYLAHPHSGQKETLIQALQNIRECEVIPAKNEDLLIVVTETENKDQEEKLTQRMEALAGMKLLAMVSGFDTQKND; encoded by the coding sequence ATGCCGATTAAAAGCTATCTCGCCCATCCCCATTCAGGACAGAAAGAAACGCTTATTCAGGCGCTTCAAAACATTCGCGAATGCGAAGTCATACCGGCAAAAAACGAGGATCTCCTGATTGTCGTGACCGAAACGGAAAATAAAGATCAAGAAGAAAAACTAACGCAACGGATGGAGGCTTTGGCGGGCATGAAATTGCTGGCCATGGTTTCCGGTTTCGATACACAAAAAAATGACTGA
- a CDS encoding molybdenum cofactor biosynthesis protein MoaE — MKGKKIKNSFVQGPISATFIGESIAKHQAKTTIGAHDIFLGQIRADKVGDKTVSAIEYTAHEEMANKKFHEIREEAFEKFDLTCSHIYHSLGKVKAGELCLFVFVSSSHRKEAFRAKEFIVEEIKKHVPVFGKEIFGDDSHQWKVNS; from the coding sequence ATGAAAGGAAAGAAAATCAAAAACTCGTTTGTCCAAGGGCCGATTTCGGCGACGTTTATCGGCGAGTCGATTGCTAAGCATCAGGCGAAAACAACAATAGGAGCCCATGATATTTTTTTGGGACAGATACGTGCGGATAAGGTAGGTGACAAAACGGTGAGCGCAATTGAGTACACCGCCCATGAGGAAATGGCGAACAAGAAGTTCCACGAAATCAGGGAGGAGGCTTTTGAGAAGTTTGACCTGACTTGTTCGCATATCTACCATAGTCTCGGGAAGGTGAAAGCCGGCGAACTCTGTCTTTTCGTTTTTGTATCCTCATCACACCGAAAAGAAGCTTTCAGGGCAAAGGAATTCATCGTGGAGGAAATCAAGAAGCACGTTCCGGTTTTCGGAAAAGAGATTTTTGGTGACGATAGCCATCAGTGGAAAGTTAATAGTTAA
- the moaCB gene encoding bifunctional molybdenum cofactor biosynthesis protein MoaC/MoaB — protein sequence MVDITHKTNTLRIATAQAVVQVSKPETIRAIKEGTVPKGDVFAMSKAAGLLGVKKTPDLLPDCHPLPIEFTGIEYEIDGLEITVTCTIKTIYKTGVEVEAMHGASVVALNMYDMLKPIDKGVEIHHIKLVSKKGGKSDFKDRYRKDIRAAVIVCSDSISAGKKEDRAGKAIVKKLEECQVQIVDYIVIPDEKDIIQQKAKAYQEQGIDLVIYTGGTGLSERDVTPEALKPLLDREIPGIEEAIRSHGQGRTPYSMLSRSVAGTMGETLVLALPGSTMGAKESMEAVFPPLLHIFRIFKGARHD from the coding sequence ATGGTCGATATTACGCATAAAACGAATACTTTGAGAATCGCCACGGCTCAGGCGGTAGTACAAGTCAGCAAACCCGAAACCATTCGGGCGATAAAGGAAGGGACCGTTCCTAAAGGTGACGTTTTCGCGATGAGCAAGGCGGCCGGCTTGCTTGGAGTCAAAAAGACACCGGACTTGCTTCCCGATTGCCACCCGTTGCCTATAGAATTCACGGGTATCGAATATGAGATTGACGGTCTGGAAATTACGGTCACCTGTACTATAAAAACGATCTACAAAACCGGTGTGGAGGTGGAGGCTATGCACGGGGCCAGCGTGGTGGCTTTGAACATGTACGATATGTTGAAGCCGATAGACAAGGGAGTCGAAATTCATCATATTAAGCTGGTTTCGAAGAAAGGCGGAAAGTCCGATTTTAAAGACCGTTACCGCAAAGATATCCGAGCGGCGGTGATCGTTTGCTCTGACAGTATTTCGGCGGGCAAAAAAGAAGATCGAGCGGGCAAAGCGATAGTCAAGAAGTTGGAAGAATGCCAAGTTCAGATTGTCGATTATATTGTCATTCCGGACGAAAAGGATATTATTCAGCAAAAGGCGAAGGCTTACCAAGAACAGGGTATCGACCTCGTGATTTATACTGGTGGTACGGGACTTTCAGAGCGGGATGTCACCCCCGAGGCTCTAAAACCTTTGCTTGACAGGGAAATTCCGGGAATTGAAGAGGCTATACGGAGCCATGGACAGGGGAGGACACCGTATTCGATGCTTTCCAGAAGTGTTGCGGGAACGATGGGAGAGACGCTGGTACTGGCGCTTCCGGGGTCCACAATGGGGGCCAAAGAATCGATGGAGGCGGTATTTCCGCCATTGTTGCACATTTTCAGAATCTTCAAGGGGGCCAGACACGACTGA
- a CDS encoding sulfite exporter TauE/SafE family protein → MIWDLEANWAFVLLLPVVAFLYSSVGHGGASGYLALMALFSFSPEVMKPTALLLNLFVAGVSFFHYYKEGHFNKKLFLSFSVASVPMAFLGGMVELDATLYKRILAVLLVFAILKMLNVFKGVKGNTRDVKVWQGLVVGGAIGFFSGLIGIGGGIILSPVILLFRWGGVKEAAAVSAMFIWVNSASGMVGQIAGGVTLSSQAFLFVLFAVFGGYFGGYVGSKKLDNLRLRHVLAFVLALACIKLFLV, encoded by the coding sequence ATGATTTGGGATTTGGAGGCGAATTGGGCGTTTGTACTGTTGTTGCCTGTAGTGGCGTTTCTGTATTCCAGCGTTGGGCACGGCGGAGCCAGCGGATATTTGGCTTTAATGGCGCTGTTTTCTTTTTCACCGGAGGTGATGAAGCCCACGGCCCTGTTGCTCAATCTGTTTGTGGCCGGTGTTTCGTTTTTCCATTATTATAAAGAAGGCCATTTCAATAAGAAATTATTCCTGTCATTTTCCGTGGCATCTGTCCCGATGGCCTTTTTGGGCGGAATGGTAGAGCTGGACGCCACGTTGTACAAAAGGATTTTGGCGGTTCTGTTGGTTTTCGCCATCCTGAAAATGCTTAACGTGTTTAAGGGCGTCAAGGGGAATACAAGGGATGTGAAAGTTTGGCAAGGTTTGGTTGTGGGAGGGGCGATCGGCTTTTTTTCGGGCCTTATCGGAATAGGCGGAGGGATTATCCTTAGTCCCGTGATATTGCTCTTCCGTTGGGGTGGAGTGAAAGAGGCCGCCGCCGTTTCCGCAATGTTTATCTGGGTTAACTCCGCTTCGGGGATGGTCGGGCAGATTGCGGGCGGGGTTACATTGTCGTCGCAGGCGTTTTTGTTTGTCTTGTTCGCTGTCTTTGGCGGATACTTCGGCGGATATGTGGGCAGTAAGAAACTCGATAACCTGCGTTTGCGTCATGTGTTGGCGTTTGTGTTGGCCTTGGCCTGTATTAAACTGTTTTTGGTATAA
- a CDS encoding molybdopterin-dependent oxidoreductase, which produces MTEDMHNHTTSRRNFLKKLAIMSAMTAASTMFPGIMFAEEQEKGLPKGGKMDWKKAPCRFCGVGCGVLVGVEEGKAVAVKGDPKSPVNKGLCCVKGYHSVMALYGKDRLTKPLVKKNGKYVETSMDEALDLIASKMKTTIKDYGKDSVSIYGSGQWTIPDGYVASKLFKGCIGTNNVEANARLCMASAVTGFLTSFGADEPMGCYDDIDHADVFILWGNNMAEMHPVLFSRLLDQRLKRGVKIIDFATRTTRTSMAADKSILFLPQTDLAVANAICYEIIKNDWVNKDFVEQHCNFNKGLTNMGYGLEDKYKFKDKPEKIDFEAYKKFLEDYTPEKVEKISGVSAKDIKYMASFYGDPNKKVMSLWCMGMNQHSRGTWINNLVYNIHLLTGKISEPGNSPFSLTGQPSACGTVREVGTLTHKLPHGVVMKKEHREFAAKIWDVPAENIPSKPTYHTVEMFRALDRGDIRFMWIQVTNPMVTMPKLKRYRDAAKKEGRFIVVSDIYPTPTTDIADVILPSAMWIEREGMFGNSERRTQYFEQMVNPPGEAMSDTWQIVEVAKRMGFEKQFYYKKDTHVEEIYNEYRRHHDNKKHNMAPLAVLKKNPGMQWPYVDGKPTKWRFNSEYDPACSNGKKFHFYGKPDGKAVIWQRPYEPAAEEPDKDFPFWLNTGRVVEHWHTGSMTRRIPVLHKAMPKGYVELNPGDAKRMQIKTGDLVKLTTRRGEIIMPASVNERGVPAPMQVFVPFFDEKMLINDITLDSFCPISKEPDYKKCAVQVEKVRGKQA; this is translated from the coding sequence ATGACTGAGGATATGCACAACCATACTACTAGCAGACGAAATTTCCTGAAAAAGCTGGCGATAATGTCGGCCATGACGGCGGCTTCGACCATGTTTCCGGGCATCATGTTCGCCGAAGAGCAAGAGAAAGGCCTGCCCAAAGGCGGTAAGATGGACTGGAAGAAGGCCCCCTGCCGTTTCTGCGGCGTGGGTTGCGGCGTATTGGTAGGCGTAGAGGAAGGCAAGGCCGTGGCCGTGAAGGGCGACCCGAAATCGCCGGTGAACAAAGGCCTCTGCTGCGTGAAGGGCTACCACTCGGTGATGGCGCTGTACGGCAAAGACCGTCTCACCAAGCCTTTGGTCAAGAAAAACGGTAAATATGTCGAGACTTCGATGGACGAGGCCCTGGACTTGATCGCTTCGAAGATGAAGACCACGATCAAAGACTACGGCAAAGACTCCGTTTCCATCTACGGCTCGGGCCAGTGGACTATTCCAGACGGCTATGTGGCCTCGAAACTTTTCAAAGGCTGTATCGGAACCAACAACGTCGAGGCCAACGCCCGTCTGTGTATGGCCAGCGCCGTGACCGGATTCCTTACTTCCTTCGGCGCAGACGAACCGATGGGTTGCTATGACGACATCGACCACGCCGACGTATTCATCCTCTGGGGCAACAACATGGCGGAAATGCACCCCGTACTTTTCTCCCGCCTTTTGGACCAGCGCCTCAAACGCGGCGTAAAAATCATCGACTTCGCCACGCGTACCACACGTACCAGTATGGCCGCCGACAAGTCGATACTTTTCCTTCCGCAAACGGATTTGGCCGTTGCCAACGCCATCTGTTACGAGATCATCAAGAACGATTGGGTAAACAAAGACTTCGTTGAGCAGCACTGCAACTTCAACAAAGGCCTTACGAATATGGGCTACGGTCTTGAGGACAAATACAAGTTCAAAGACAAGCCCGAGAAGATCGATTTCGAAGCTTATAAGAAATTCCTAGAAGACTATACGCCTGAGAAGGTTGAGAAGATTTCCGGCGTTTCGGCGAAGGACATCAAATATATGGCCTCGTTCTACGGCGATCCGAACAAGAAAGTGATGTCGTTGTGGTGCATGGGCATGAACCAGCACTCGCGCGGTACGTGGATCAACAACTTGGTCTACAACATCCACCTGCTTACGGGCAAGATTTCCGAGCCTGGCAACAGCCCGTTTTCACTCACAGGCCAACCGAGTGCCTGCGGTACGGTGAGGGAAGTGGGTACGCTTACGCACAAACTCCCGCACGGCGTGGTGATGAAGAAAGAACACCGCGAGTTCGCAGCCAAAATCTGGGACGTGCCGGCCGAGAATATCCCATCGAAGCCGACCTATCATACCGTGGAGATGTTCCGCGCGCTTGATCGAGGCGATATCCGCTTTATGTGGATTCAGGTGACCAACCCGATGGTGACCATGCCGAAGCTGAAGCGCTACCGCGACGCGGCCAAGAAAGAAGGACGCTTCATCGTCGTTTCGGATATCTACCCGACACCGACTACGGACATTGCCGACGTGATCCTACCATCGGCCATGTGGATCGAGCGCGAGGGTATGTTCGGTAACTCCGAGCGCCGTACGCAGTACTTCGAGCAGATGGTCAACCCTCCGGGAGAAGCCATGAGCGACACTTGGCAGATTGTGGAAGTGGCCAAACGTATGGGCTTCGAAAAGCAATTCTATTATAAGAAAGATACGCACGTAGAGGAGATCTACAACGAATACCGCCGTCACCACGACAACAAGAAGCACAACATGGCGCCGCTTGCGGTCTTGAAAAAGAACCCGGGCATGCAGTGGCCATACGTGGACGGCAAGCCGACCAAATGGCGTTTCAACTCGGAGTATGATCCGGCTTGTTCCAACGGAAAGAAATTCCACTTCTACGGCAAGCCCGACGGTAAAGCCGTCATCTGGCAGCGTCCTTACGAGCCTGCCGCCGAGGAGCCGGACAAGGACTTCCCGTTCTGGTTGAACACCGGCCGTGTGGTGGAGCACTGGCATACGGGATCTATGACGCGCCGTATTCCGGTATTGCACAAGGCCATGCCGAAAGGTTATGTGGAGCTTAATCCGGGCGACGCCAAGCGCATGCAGATCAAAACCGGCGACTTGGTGAAATTGACCACCCGTCGTGGCGAGATCATCATGCCGGCCTCGGTCAACGAGCGCGGCGTGCCGGCGCCGATGCAGGTGTTCGTGCCGTTCTTCGACGAGAAGATGCTCATCAATGACATCACGCTCGACTCGTTCTGCCCGATCTCGAAAGAGCCGGACTATAAGAAATGCGCCGTCCAAGTGGAGAAAGTAAGAGGAAAACAAGCGTAA
- the glp gene encoding gephyrin-like molybdotransferase Glp yields the protein MVTIKEAISLIEKHVGVTGDRTVEKLKNAVGKVICQNVESSISMPPFRQSAMDGYAVFLHDNDEYVLLDEVVKAGDSHCPELKPGQAFRIFTGAPVSVSANAVVMQERVAVTDKGTIKVSGPMKEGDNIRPVGEQVKAGEVALKKGTLLTPAAIGFLASLGVAEVEVFKKPSVAIVTTGNELAEPGELLGTGKVYESNSVMLAVALESLGYENVAVSKVPDDYGATVRLLDEMIDRYDVVIASGGISVGDYDYVGKALNTLGVKEHFYKVKQKPGKPLFFGSKGSTAVFALPGNPAAALTCFYIYVYPALERISGLRDFRLESVTMEAANGFVKKGDRPQFLKAYAEGGKVRLLEGQSSAMLQTFALANALALVPAEQLRVEVGDKVEVFRLPG from the coding sequence ATGGTGACTATAAAAGAGGCAATATCGTTGATCGAAAAGCATGTCGGGGTTACTGGCGACCGAACGGTTGAAAAATTGAAAAATGCCGTTGGTAAAGTGATATGTCAAAATGTCGAATCAAGCATAAGTATGCCTCCTTTTCGGCAATCCGCCATGGATGGATACGCTGTTTTTCTGCATGATAACGACGAGTATGTTTTGCTCGACGAAGTGGTGAAAGCGGGTGATTCTCACTGTCCTGAGCTGAAGCCGGGGCAGGCTTTTCGGATCTTTACGGGGGCTCCGGTTTCCGTTTCGGCGAATGCGGTAGTGATGCAGGAAAGAGTGGCAGTGACCGACAAAGGAACCATAAAGGTTTCGGGGCCCATGAAAGAAGGGGACAACATCCGGCCGGTGGGAGAACAAGTGAAGGCGGGTGAGGTGGCCTTGAAAAAAGGGACTCTTCTGACACCCGCCGCGATTGGCTTTTTGGCTTCATTGGGAGTGGCTGAGGTGGAGGTTTTCAAAAAACCCTCGGTAGCGATAGTGACTACAGGCAACGAATTGGCCGAGCCCGGGGAGCTTCTGGGAACGGGGAAAGTTTACGAAAGCAATTCCGTGATGCTTGCGGTAGCGCTGGAATCTCTGGGCTACGAAAACGTAGCGGTAAGCAAAGTGCCTGACGATTATGGGGCGACTGTCAGGTTGCTGGACGAAATGATAGACCGCTATGATGTGGTGATCGCTTCGGGAGGAATTTCTGTTGGGGACTATGACTATGTGGGTAAGGCGCTCAACACTTTGGGTGTAAAGGAACATTTCTATAAAGTGAAACAGAAGCCGGGCAAACCGTTGTTTTTCGGAAGTAAAGGCAGTACGGCGGTGTTTGCTTTGCCGGGTAATCCGGCGGCGGCTTTGACCTGCTTTTACATATACGTTTACCCCGCATTGGAAAGAATATCGGGGTTGCGGGACTTCCGCTTGGAAAGCGTGACGATGGAAGCGGCGAACGGTTTTGTCAAAAAAGGAGATCGTCCGCAGTTTCTCAAAGCGTATGCGGAAGGAGGGAAAGTCAGACTGTTAGAAGGCCAAAGTTCGGCTATGCTTCAGACTTTTGCCTTGGCAAACGCATTGGCGCTCGTTCCGGCGGAACAATTGCGTGTGGAGGTTGGTGATAAGGTGGAAGTTTTTCGTTTGCCGGGGTAA
- the mobA gene encoding molybdenum cofactor guanylyltransferase produces the protein MEKQRTGIILAGGKSSRMGRDKGLIRIEGKTFVQRIIDVLAPLVDDIIIVSDKPEYDAFGCKRAEDLIRDAGPLAGLYTGLHYSETEDNIVLSCDVPMVNTEVLRMLMDRVADDTDIVQLAYDGKTMPMLAMYKKRCEKKCLELLESGQRRLRTLALQSRTETVVLEERFAITVANINTPDDLKEISDENND, from the coding sequence ATGGAAAAACAACGGACGGGAATTATTCTGGCGGGCGGAAAAAGCTCAAGAATGGGCAGGGACAAAGGTCTGATCCGCATTGAAGGAAAGACGTTTGTGCAACGTATCATCGACGTTTTGGCGCCATTGGTTGATGATATCATAATCGTTTCGGACAAACCGGAATATGATGCCTTTGGATGTAAGCGTGCGGAGGATTTGATTAGGGACGCCGGGCCGTTGGCCGGGCTGTATACAGGTCTTCATTATTCGGAAACGGAGGACAATATCGTACTGAGTTGCGATGTGCCTATGGTAAATACAGAGGTATTACGCATGCTAATGGATCGGGTTGCTGACGATACGGACATAGTTCAATTGGCCTATGACGGAAAAACGATGCCTATGTTGGCCATGTACAAGAAGCGCTGCGAAAAGAAATGCCTTGAGCTTTTAGAAAGCGGACAGAGACGTCTGAGGACACTTGCTTTACAATCTAGGACAGAAACAGTCGTTTTGGAAGAGAGGTTCGCGATAACTGTCGCCAACATCAACACTCCTGACGACCTTAAGGAAATTAGCGATGAAAATAACGATTAG
- the moaA gene encoding GTP 3',8-cyclase MoaA, which produces MEGKRNILTDSYGREHRYLRISLTDRCNLRCTYCMPEEGIQLTPKSHIMTYDEIYGIAKTFVDHGVTKIRLTGGEPLVRKDARIIMEKLSTLPVELAITTNAVLADRFIDVFKACSIRNINVSLDSLDPVKFGKITRRDFFDKVYSNIRLLAENEFNVKINVVLIKGFNDNEIVDFVNLGKELPVNVRFIEFMPFDGNRWKLDKLVSLEDILLNVSNVFPQQDIVRMEDAKNDTSKNYKIKGYNGSFAVISSVSNPFCGTCNRLRLTANGRMKNCLFSAGETDLLTSYREGKDISPIIENMVWEKAKVRGGMNTLEKLKEPKLHSQNRTMVAIGG; this is translated from the coding sequence ATGGAAGGGAAGCGGAACATATTGACAGACTCGTATGGCAGAGAGCACCGTTATTTGCGGATTTCGCTTACGGACCGTTGTAACTTGCGGTGCACCTATTGTATGCCCGAGGAAGGGATTCAGCTGACTCCCAAATCGCATATCATGACTTATGACGAGATTTATGGTATAGCCAAAACGTTTGTGGATCATGGTGTTACCAAAATCCGTCTCACTGGAGGGGAGCCGTTGGTGCGAAAGGACGCCCGCATTATTATGGAAAAGCTATCGACCTTGCCTGTCGAGCTTGCAATCACGACTAATGCTGTTCTGGCGGACAGGTTTATAGATGTGTTCAAGGCGTGTTCCATCCGTAATATCAATGTCAGTTTGGACTCTTTGGATCCCGTGAAATTCGGAAAAATCACCAGAAGAGATTTTTTCGATAAAGTGTATTCCAACATTCGTCTGTTGGCGGAAAACGAATTCAACGTGAAAATCAATGTCGTTCTGATCAAAGGTTTTAATGATAACGAGATTGTCGATTTTGTCAATTTGGGAAAAGAGTTGCCCGTCAATGTTCGTTTTATAGAGTTTATGCCTTTTGACGGAAACCGTTGGAAACTGGATAAACTTGTTTCCCTTGAGGATATCTTGCTCAATGTTTCGAATGTTTTTCCGCAACAGGATATTGTCCGGATGGAAGACGCTAAGAATGACACTTCGAAAAACTATAAGATAAAAGGTTACAACGGGTCTTTTGCCGTAATCAGTTCCGTGTCAAATCCTTTTTGCGGAACATGTAACCGTTTGCGCCTTACGGCTAATGGACGGATGAAAAATTGTCTCTTTTCCGCCGGAGAAACGGACTTGTTGACGTCTTATCGGGAAGGAAAGGATATAAGTCCGATTATCGAGAATATGGTTTGGGAAAAAGCGAAGGTGCGTGGAGGCATGAATACGCTTGAAAAGCTGAAAGAGCCGAAGTTGCATAGCCAAAACAGGACTATGGTGGCGATAGGAGGGTAA